DNA from Sphingomonas sp. IW22:
GCTGGGCCGCGGGCGTGGCGCCGGTGACGGCGCGCGCGTCCTGACCATCGCCCTGTGGCGCGGCGATGATGTCGCGAACGGTCTGGCCCTTGTCCACGACATTGGTGTCGGGATCGCCAGCGGCGGAGCGCACGCCGACATCGGCGGAGCTGCCACCCGCTGCACGAAGCGCCGCGGTTTCGCCCGCGCTACGCTGTGCCGGGCCGCCGAACAGCGCGTCCATCGCCTGGTTCGCGGCGCCGACATCCTGCGGACGCGGGGCGCCCGGCTGGGGCGGGACCAGCGCGAAATCGGGCGGGATCACCAGCGGCGCCTGACGCGCGGTGGCGAATTCGTCGGGACGATCGCGGTCGAGACCGCTTTTGCCGCAACCGGCGAGGCTGAGAGCGGCGAGGCCGACGATAAGCACGTTACGCATTTTGTTTCTCCACAGGGGCGACCGCTTTTGGCTGGCCCTCTCGCACGAACAGCGCGCGGATGAGCAGGATCACGACGCCGATGGTAATCGCAGCGTCGGCGACGTTGAAGACGAGAAATGGACGCCACTCGCCAAAATGCAGATCGGCGAAATCGACCACATAGCCAAATCGGATGCGGTCGAGGATGTTGCCGAGCGCGCCGCCCAGCACCAGCGCCAGCGCGGCCTTGTCCTGACGGTTGGTTTCGCGGCGCATCCAGATGGCAACGCCGATGGCGATGGCGCCGGTCAGCAGCACCAATGCCCAGCGCATCCACGCGCTGTCTGCGGGCAACAGGCCCAGCGACACGCCGACATTGGGCACGAAGCGCAGATCGAAGATGGAGATCAGGTCGAGCTTTGCACCGATACGGTCGATGCCCAGCGGCCCCGTCACCAGCCATTTGCTGAGCTGATCGACGAGGAACACCAGCCCCGCGATTCGCCAGCCCCAGGCCTGTCCGTTCTTCATCGCGTCACCACCTCGTCACAGCGGTGGCACAAGGCGCCATCGACGGCAACCTCAGGCAACAGGCGCCAGCAGCGGCCGCATTTGTGATGATCGGTGCGCTGGACCGCGATTTCACCGCCGCCCCGATGTACGGTCGAGGTGATGAACAGCTCCGCCAGATCGTCCGCGGGGAGCGGCAGTTCGGGCAGCGTCACTTCTGCCTCAAGGCTGGAGCGGACGATTTTTTCCCGGCGCAGCGGCTCGATCGCTTCGGTCACGGTTTCGCGCAGCCGGCGGATATCGGCCCACTCGGTCCCCATCGGCAGATCGCCGGGCAGCGCGGGGATTTCGGGCCATTCGAGGAAATGGACCGAGCCGTCGTCCGACGGATAGCGCGCCTGCCACACTTCCTCTGCCGTGAAGGCCAGCACCGGGGCGGCATAGCGCACCAGCGCGTGGAACAGGATGTCGAGGACGGTGCGATACGACCGGCGCTTCAGGCTGTCAGGCGCGTCGCAATACAGCGAATCCTTGCGGATATCGAAGAAGAAGGCCGACAGGTCGTCATTGGCGAAATCGGCCAGCGCGCGGGTGTAGCGGTTGAATTCGAACGCCTCCGCCGCGGCGCGCAACTCACGGTCGAGGCGGCCGAGTTCGGAGAGAATGTAGCGCTCAAGCTCCGGCATCTGCCGCACCTCGACGCGTTCTTCTTCGGTGAAGCCGTCGAGCGCGCCGAGCAGATAGCGGAAGGTGTTGCGCAGCTTGCGATAGGTGTCCGACGTGCCCGACAGCACTTCCTTGCCGATGCGGACATCCTCGAAATAGTCGGTTTGCGCGACCCACAGGCGCAGGATGTCGGCACCCGATTCACCGATGATCTTGAGCGGATCGACGACGTTGCCCAGGCTCTTGGACATTTTGCGGCCATTGCCGTCCAGCGCGAAGCCGTGGGTCAGTACCGCGTCATAGGGCGCACGGCCGCGCGTGCCGCTGGATTCCAGCAGCGACGACTGGAACCAGCCGCGATGCTGGTCGGACCCTTCCAGATACAGGTTGGCGCGGGTGCCCTCGCCATAGCGGGCCTCGACCGTGAAGACATGGGTGCTGCCCGAATCGAACCACACGTCGAGAATGTCGGTCACGACCTCATAATCGGCGAGGTTGTAGTCGGGGCCGAGCAGCGCCTGATGGTCGGCGGCGAACCATGCGTCGGCACCGCCAGCCTCGAACGCGGCGAGGATGCGGGCGTTGACGGCTTCGTCACGCAGATAGTCGCCGGTCTGGCGGTTGACGTAGAGCGGGATGGGCACGCCCCATGCGCGCTGGCGGCTGATGACCCAGTCGGGGCGACCCTCCACCATCGAACGGATGCGGTTCTGGCTGCGCGCGGGAATCCACTGCGTCCGCTCGATCGCGTCGAGCGCGATGCCGCGAAGCGTCGGGGCGTTGCTGCCGACCGGATCGACAATGGGGCCGAAGCCCGCCGCCGGGGCCATGCCCGGCAACTCATCCGCCGCCGCGCCTGGGGTGCGGGGGGCGGTTGCGGGGCGGTCCATCGGGATAAACCACTGCGGGGTCGCGCGGAAAATGATGCGGGCCTTTGAGCGCCAGCTGTGCGGATAGCTGTGCTGGAAGGGGGCGGCGGAGAGGAGCGCGCCTGCCTTGTCCAAGCCAACGCAGATCGGGCCTTCGGGGCCGGTGAACTTCTGGTTGATGACGCTGCCCTGACCGCCGAGCCACGCCCAGTCGTCGCGATACTTGCCGTCGCCGGTGACGGCGAACACGGGGTCGATGCCCGCCGACTTGCACAGCGCGAAATCATCCTCGCCGTGGTCGGGCGCCATGTGGACGAGGCCGGTGCCCGCGTCGGTGGTGACGAAGTGCGAACCGTCGAGGAAGGGGCGGGGTGTCGCGAAAAAGCCGCCGAGATGGTGCATCGGGTGGCGGGCGGTGGCGCCGGCGAGGTCGGAGCCTTTGCCGGACCAATGTTCAAAAAACGACGTGAAGCCGATCCGCTTCATCGTGCTGTCGATGAGATCACGCGCGATGAATAATTGTTTGCCGGTCACACCGTCGGCATTGGCAAACGATGCGTCCGTCAGATCGCGGTCGTAGCTTGGCGTCAAAAGGACGTATTCAACGTCCGCCCCGTAAGCCAAAGCCTGGTTGACCGGGATCGTCCACGGCGTCGTCGTCCAGATGACCGCGTGGGCGCCCACCAGTTCCGGCGCGTTGGGCGCGTCGACGATCTCGAACGCCACGTCGATCTGGGTCGAGGTGACGTCTTCATATTCGACCTCGGCTTCGGCCAGAGCGGTTTTTTCGACCGGAGACCACATCACCGGCTTGGCGCCGCGATAGAGCTGGCCGCTCATGGCGAACTTGAGCAGCTCGCCCGCGATGGTCGCTTCCGACGCATAGTTCATGGTCAGATAGGGATCGGCCCAGTCGCCCATGATGCCCAGCCGTTCGAACTGCGCGGCCTGTACGCCCACCCATTTCGCGGCATATTCGCGGCATTCCTGACGGAATTCAGCGGCGGGCACCTCGTCCTTCGAACGCTTTTTGGCGCGATAGGCTTCCTCGATCTTCCATTCGATCGGGAGGCCGTGGCAGTCCCAGCCGGGGACGTAGGGCGCGTCCTTGCCCATCAGCGACTGGCTGCGAACGATGATGTCCTTGAGAATCTTGTTCATCGCATGGCCCATGTGAATGTCGCCATTCGCATAGGGGGGGCCATCGTGCAGGATGAAGCGTTCGCGGCCGCTGCGCTGCTCCCGCAGGCGGTCGTAAATGCCGATCCGCGCCCAGCGGTCGAGAATCGCGGGTTCCTTCTGCGCGAGGCCCGCTTTCATCGGAAAGTCGGTCTTGGGCAGGAAGACGGTGTCGCGCCAGTCGCGTGCGGGTTCGGGTGTGTCAGTCATGGGTGCGCGCGGCCTTACGGCTTTCGCCCCCCCTTCGGCAAGGCGGCGTGAGCCTATCGCGACAGCATCGTCCGTGCGGTGTCGCAATCGCGGGCCATCTGGTCCTTGAGCGCGTCGAGGCTTTCGAATTTCGCTTCGGGGCGGATGAAGTCGATCAGCGCCACTTCGATCACCTGATCGTAAAGGTCGCCGTCGAAATCGAAGAAATAGGGCTCCAGCAGCTCGGTCGGCGCACCCGCGATCGTGGGGCGGATGCCGAGATTGGCGGCGCCGTCCAGCACGCGGCCGTCGGGCAGGCGGCCGCGCACCGCATAGATGCCGTAACGCGGGCGCAGATAGGTGCCCATCGACAGGTTGGCGGTCGGGTAGCCGAGCTGGCGACCCAGCTTCGCGCCATGTTCGACCGCGCCGCGAATCGCAAAGGGGCGCGTGAGCAGCGCGGCGGCCTGACGCGGTTCGCCCGCGATCAGGTGCTGGCGGATGCGGCTGGAGGAAACGGGGGCTTCGCCCGACAGCACCGGTTGGACGGTATCGACCGAAAAGCCGAGCGACTGGCCGAGCGTGGTCAGGCTGGCGACATTGCCCGTCCGCCCCTTGCCAAAGGTGAAGTCAGCGCCGGTCACGACGCCGCCCGCGCCGACCGGCCCGGCAAGGCGATCGGCAAATTGTTCGGCGGTAAGGCCGGCCAGCGCGGCGTCGAAGCCGAATACCAGCATCGCATCGGCCCCGGCGGCGGCGAACAATTCCTGTCGCTGGTCGAGCGTGGTCAGGCGGAAGTGCGCGCTGTCAGGCCGGAAGAAGCGCATCGGGTGCGGATCGAAGGTCGCGACGATCGCCGGGCGCCCTTCGGCATGGGCACGCGTCACCGCCTGGCCGATCACCGCCTGGTGGCCAAGGTGGAAACCATCGAAATTGCCGAGCGCGACGATCCCGCCGCGCAAGCCCGCCGGCACCGGCGAGCTGCCGTCCAGCCGCTCCATGGCCCGCGCCTATAGGGGCGGTGGATGCGCTTGCCTATACCGGCCTTTCTGACCGGGGGTCAGCGGGTCAGGGTAACGAAGCTGTAGGCGGGGCGGTCGCCGTCGGCGGGGTGGTCGGCGCGCGCAACCTCGCGCCAGCCAGTGAAGGCGGGGACGATGGCGTCGCCGTCGGGGCTGGCGTGGATCTCGGTCAGTTCGATGCGGGTGGCGCGGGGGAGATAGAGAGCGAAGATCTCTGCGCCGCCGATCACCGCGATTTCAGGTACGTCGCCCGCCAGCGCGAGCGCAGCGTCGGGATCGTGCGCGACCTCTGCACCCGGCGCCTGCCAGCCAAGGTCGCGGGTCAGGACGATGTGGCGGCGACCGGGCAGCGGGCTGGGGAAGCTGTCGAACGTCTTGCGGCCCATCACCATCGGCTTGCCCATGGTCATCGCCTTGAACCGGCGAAGATCGGCGGGCAGCCGCCACGGCAGCGTGCCGTCCGCGCCGATCACGCCATTGGCCGCGCGGGCGAGATAGAGGGTGATGTCGGTCATTGGCGGGGCTTTCGAAGGATTGGCGCGGACCATGTCGCGGGCACGGCCGGGAGGCAACCGGCATCCGAAAATAACCAAATAGGCACTTTTCGATTGACATCGTCACGCTGTTCTGGCAACAACAACCACGCTGGAGAATTGCGAATCGGGCCGGGGCGGTGACGCCATCCGGCCCGTTCGCGTTTTGGGCGGGGGCGTATGATGGGAGATGAGGTAATTACCGCCGGGCGTGGGCGGCATATCCAGCTGCGGGTTATGGAACAGGGTTGGACGGCGGCACGCCGGAAGCGGTTTCTGGACGTTCTGGCCAGCGCATCGAATGTGCGGCTGGCGGCACGCGAAGTCGGGGTGAACCCGGCCAGCGCCTATGCGCTGAAACGGCGCGATCCGGCTTTTGCGGCCTTGTGGCAGGAGGCGATCGAGCAAGGATATGACCGGCTGGAGCAGGCGCTGATCGAAAAGGCGCGCGGTCAGATCAACGAGTTTCCGATCGAGGGCGGCGCGGTGATCGTGACAGGCAATGGCACGGATATTTCGAACCCGGCGGCGATGGTTGATGGCCGGGTAGAGATCGACGTGAAGCTGGCCCAGTGGCTGCTGGAGCGACAGGACCGAAAGCGCGGCAAGACCGGGGGTCGCCGCCCGGTCCAGATCACGCGCGAGGCGGTGGAGGCCAAGATTCTGAAGAAGCTGGACGCGCTGGCGCGGCGGAGGCTGACCGATTGAGCGCGGGCGGGCGCGATGCCTGGGCCGAACTGGGCGCGGCGGGGGAGCGGGCGCGGCGGCTGGTGCTGAAGGATCTGGACGAGCGGGAGATTGCGGCATTTGACGAGGAATGGTCCGCATGGGCGCATGACGGGCAACTGGCGCCGCCGGGCGACTGGGGCGTGTGGCTGATCCGTGCGGGGCGGGGGTTCGGCAAGACGCGGGCGGGGGCCGAATGGGTCAGCGCGGTGGCGCGCGACATGCCGGGCGCGCGCATCGCCCTGATCGGCGGGTCGATCGAGGAAGCGCGGCGCGTGATGGTGGAGGGGCCGAGCGGATTGCTGGCGGTGGCGAGGGCGACCGAGCGGGACGCGATGCGCTGGCAGGGCGGGGTGCTGCGCTTTGCGGGCGGGGCGGAGGCGTTCGTCTATTCCGCCGCCGCGCCGGAGACATTGCGCGGGCCGGAACATCATATGGCGTGGGCCGACGAACTGGGCAAATGGCGCGCGCGGGCGGGGGCGGCGGCGTGGGACAATCTTCGCATGGGCCTGCGCCTGGGTGAGCGGCCGCGCGTGCTGGTCACGACGACGCCGCGCCCGACCGCGTTGATGCGCCGGGTGATGGCGTTGCCGGGGCTGGTCGAGACGCTGGGGCGGACGCGCGACAATCCGCATCTGCCGGACAGCTTCGTCGGCGCGATGATCGCCGATTATGGCGGCACGCGGCTGGGGCGGCAGGAGCTGGACGGCGAGCTGGTCGAGGATGTGGCGGGCGCATTGTGGTCGCGCGCGCTGATCGAGCGGGTGCGGGTGCGTGAGGTGCCGCGGCTGGTGCGCGTCGTCGTTGGCGTCGATCCGCCTGCCGGGACCGAGGGGGATGCGTGCGGCATCGTCGCGGCGGGGCTGGGCGAGGACGGGCGCGGATATGTGATCGAGGATGCGAGCGTCGTCGGCGCCTCCCCCGAGGGCTGGGCGCGGGCGGTGGTGGCGTGCGCGGCGCGCCACGATGCCGAGCGGGTGGTGGCGGAGGTGAATCAGGGCGGCGCGATGGTCGCCAGCGTGCTGCACGCGGTCGACGCCGCGCTGCCCGTCCGCAGCGTTCATGCGACACGCGGCAAGGCGGCGCGGGCGGAGCCGGTGGCGGCGCTTTATGAGCAGGGACGCGTGGCGCATGTCGGCGCGTACCCGGCGCTGGAGGACGAGCTGTGCGGCCTGATCGCGGGCGGCGGTTACGAGGGGCCGGGCCGGTCCCCCGACCGCGCCGATGCGTGTGTGTGGGCGCTGAGCGAATTGATGCTGGCGCGGCGGGGCCGTGTCGGCGTGCGCGGGGTGTGACGACCCCAAACTGACTTTTCAGGAGAACGACCATGAAATGGTTCGGGCGCAAGGCGGCCGGGCGCGATGGCGCGCGGCCGTTGCTGGGGCATGCGGGGCAGGGGGTGCGGATCGGCGAATGGCCCGCCGCCTATGCCGATCAGGTGCGGGAGGGATATTGCGGCAACCCCGTCGCGCAACGCGCGGTGCGGGTGGTGGCCGAAGCGGTGGCGTCGGCGCCCGTCGAGGCGAGCGAGCCGGCGCTGGCGGCGCTGGTCGCCGAACGATCGAACGGGCAGCCGTTGATGGAGACGCTGGCGGCGCAGATGCTGTTGCACGGCAATGCCTATGCCCAGATTCTGGGCGACGGGGCGGGCGGTGTGGCGGAATTGTTCGCGCTGAGGCCCGAACGGGTGGGGATCGACACCGACGCCAATGGCTGGCCGGTGGCGTACCGATACGGCGTCGGCGCGCGGTTGATGAAGCTGCCGGTGGAGGATGCGGGCGGTCGGCCCAGCGTGATCCATATCCGCCATTTTCATCCGCTGGACGATCATCTGGGGCTGGGGTGCCTGGGCGCGGCGATGGGGGCGATCGCCATCCACAATGCCGCGACGCGGTGGAACAAGGCGCTGCTGGACAATGCCGCGCGGCCCAGCGGCGCGCTGGTGTACGACCCCGGCGACGGATCGAGCCTGTCGGCGGAGCAGTTCCGGCGGCTGAAGGAGGAAATGGCGCTAGCCTATCAGGGGGCGGGCAATGCCGGTCGGCCGATGCTGCTGGAAGGCGGCCTCAAATGGCAGGCGATCAGCATGACGCCCGCCGACATGGATTTCGTGGGGCTGAAGGCAGCGGCGGCGCGGGAGATCGCGCTGGCGTTCGGCGTGCCGCCGATGCTGATGGGGCTGCCGGGCGACAATGCATATGCCAATTATCGCGAGGCCAATCGCGCATTGTGGCGCCAGACGATTGTGCCGCTGGCCGACAATATCCTGGGCGCGGTGGCAGAGGCGCTGCGGCCGTGGTTCTCCGACGCGCGGCTGTCGGTCGCGATCGACCGGGTGGGTGTGCTGGGCGAGGAGCGCGCGGCGCTGTGGCAGCGGATCGGCGGGGCCGATTTCCTGAGCGACGAGGAAAAGCGCCGGATGCTGGGGGTGACGCCATGAGCGCGCTGCTGGCCGAACTGATCGCGCAGGCCGAGGCGGAGGGCGCCAGCCTGTCGGTGCTGCGCGGCATTGCCGAGGAAGCGGGAGAGAATGCGGCGGCGCGCGCGCTGGCGCGGCTGGGGCTGGCCGATGCGGGCGCGGCCAAGGACATGGCCGAGCTGCGCGAGCTGCTGGCGGCATGGCGCGATGCCAAGCGGTCGGCGGTGCGCGCGGTGCTGGCGTGGATGACGCACATGCTGACGGCGTGCCTGCTGGTCGGGCTGGCGGTGAAGCTGGGCTTTTCGGGGTGGGTGAAGTGAGGGGCGTGCTGCGCTTTGCCGGTTACGCCGCCGTGTTCGACCGGGCGGACCGGGGCGGGGATGTGGTGCGGCGGGGGGCCTTTGCGGGCGCGGGGGCGGTGCCGTTGTTGTGGCAGCATGGCGGCGCGCCGGTCGGCCGGATCGAGGCGCTGGGCGAGGATGCGCGTGGCCTGCGCGTGCTGGGGCGGGTCGAGCGGCCGGAACTGGCGCGGATGGTGGCGTGCGGGGCGGTGACGGGGCTGTCGTTCGGGTACCGGGCGCGGGTGGTGGCGCCGGGAACATATCGTGAACTGATCCGGCTGGACCTGCAGGAGGTGAGCCTTGTCGCGCAGCCGATGCAGCCGCTGGCGCGGATCACGGCAATCGAGTGGTTTGAGGAGGAAGTAACGGCATGACGAAGATCGACATGAGCTTTGCAGGGGCGATTCCGGCCGGTGACGCGCGGCCGATGCTGGAGGGGGCGCGCGCACCCGGCGGCGGGGTGTTCGAAGGGTTCCTGCGCGCCGGCACCGGCATGGCGGAGGCCAAGGCGTTCACCGGCGTGACGGGTGCCGACGGCGGCTATGCCGTGCCGCGCGAGATCGACCAAGTGATCGACGCCGCGCTGAAATCGGCCAGCCCGATCCGCAGCATCGCCAATGTGGTGCAGGTCGGGTCGAACGGATACCGCAAGCTGGTGACGGCGGGCGGCATCGCATCGGGCTGGGCCAGCGAAGGCGGCGCGCGGGCGGAGACTGCAACGCCGACCTTCCACGAAATCGCGCCGCCGATGGGCGAGCTGTACGCCAATCCGGCGGCGAGCCAGGCGATGCTGGACGATGCTGGATTTGACGTTGAGGGCTGGCTGGCCAGTGAGATTGCGATGGAATTCGCCGTGGCCGAGGGCGCGGCGTTTGTCGGCGGCGACGGCGTGGACAAGCCGCGCGGTTTCCTGGCGCTGCCCACCGCCGCCACGCCCGATGAGGCGCGGGCATTCGGCACGTTGCAGCATGTGGCGAGCGGCGCGGCGGGAGATTTCGCCGCCAATCCGCAGGACCGGCTGATCGACCTGATCCAGTCGCTGCGCGCGCCATATCGACAGGGCGCGGCGTGGGTGATGAACGGTGCGACGCTGGCGCGGATCCGCAAGTTCAAGACCGCCGATGGCGCGTTCCTGTGGTCGCCGGGGCTGGCGGCGGGGCAGCCCGACATGCTGCTGGGCTATCCGGTGGTCGAGGCCGAGGCGATGCCCGACATCACGGCGAACAGCCTGTCGATCGCCTTCGGCAACTTCAAGGCGGGGTATGTCATCGCCGAACGCGGGGAGACGCAGATCCTGCGCGATCCATATTCGAACAAGCCGTTCGTCCACTTCTACGCCACCAAGCGCGTCGGCGGGGCGGTGAGCAATTCGGAAGCGATCAAGCTGATGAAGTTCGCCGCCGCGTGATGATCCCCTGAACCTGTCCCCCTCCCCGCGCGACGGCGGGGCGGGGGTCTTCTTTGGTGGAGACGGGGATGACGGATGAGGATCGGGCCGCGGCGGTGGCCGCGGTCAAGGCGCTGGTGCGATCAACAAGCGCCGCCGAAGACGCGCTGATCGCGACGTTGGTGTGCGAGGCGATGGACCTGGCCGAACGCTTTACGGGACAGGTGCTGATCGCGCGCGACGTGACCGAGCGGATCGGCGCGGACGGGCGCTGGCGGCGGCTGACGACGACGCCGGTGCTGCGGATCGACGGGGTGCGCGATGCCGCGGGCGTGGCAATGCCGGTCGGCCAATGGGCGGTCGACATCGACGGCAATGGTGATGGGTGGGTGCGCGTCACCGGTGCGCCGCGCGTGGTCGCGGTGTCGATGCGCGCGGGGCTGGCGCCGGACTGGGCCACGCTGCCCGGCGGGATTGCCGGCGGAATCGTGCGGATGGCGGCCTATCGCTTTGACGCGCGGGACACGGGGGAAGTGCCGCCCGCAGCGGTCGCGGCCCTGTGGCGGCCGTGGCGGCGGATGCGGCTGAGCGAAGGGATGCGGGCATGAGCGGGCGGGTGACACGGGCCGGCGAAGCGCGGGCGGAGGCGGTGCGCGAGCGTGTCGCGGCGCTGCTGGGCGAGGTGCTGCCCGGCGCCCAGGTGCGGGTCGAGGGGGAGCGGGTCGTGGCCGAGGGGCGGGGACTGCGCGGTGCGGCGGTGCGGGTGGCGGCGCTGCGATGGGTGGCGGGGGCGCTGAAATGACGGCGGCGCGATTGCATGAGGCACTGGCGGCGGCACTGGCGGCGCATCCGCCGCTGGCCGGGAGCGTGACGGCGGTGTTCGCCAGCCCGCCGGTGCGCGCCGCCGCCCCCTATGCGCTGGTGGCCGAAGCGGTGGTGGCCGACTGGTCGACCAAGGACGCCGAGGGGTTCGAGGCGCGGGTGGCGGTCGAACTGCATGACGGGGGCGAGGACGGGGCGCGGGTGCGGGCGTTGACGGGGGCGGCACAGGCGGCGGTGGCGGCGATGCCCCACGCACTGGGCGAGGGCTGGCGGATCGTCAGCCGCGGCTTTGTCCGACAGCGCATCGTGCGGACGCGCGGGGAATGGGTGGGCACCGTCGAATATCGAGTGCGGGTGCTGGCAGGCGGTTGAGCGAGGAGGAACTTATGGCGGTGGAAAAGGGCAGCGCGTTTTTGCTGAAGGTCGGCAATGGCGGCGACCCGGTGGCGTATCAGACGGTCGCGGGTCTTCGCACCACGCAATTGTCGATCAATGGTGAGGCGGTGGCGATCACCAGCAAGGATTCGGGCGGCTGGCGCGAATTGCTGTCGGGGGCGGGCGTGCGGTCGGTCAGCGTGGCGGCGGCCGGGATCTTTACCGGATCGGCGGCGGAGCAGCGGATCAAGGGCAATGCGCTGGCAGGCATCGTCGACGATTACCGGCTGACATTCGAAAGCGGGGAAGCGATGACCGGGCGGTTCCTGGTCACGCGGCTGGATTATGCCGGGGATGTCGGCGGCGAGCGCAGTTACACGCTGGCGCTGGAAAGCTCCGGCGCGGTGGTGAGCGAATGAGCGCCAATCCGGTGCGGGGCGAGGCGGCGATCCGGGTGAACGGGTTGGAGCTGGTGCTGCGCCCCAGTTTCGCCGCGCTGGTGTCGGCGGAGGCGGAGCTGGGGCCGCTGTTCGCGCTGGTCGAGCGGGCCGCGGCGGGGCGGCTGGCGATGGGGGAGATGGTGGCGCTGTTCTGGCACTGCCTGCGCGAGCCAGCGCCGATGCCGCGCGATGCCTTTGCCGAGGGGGTGGCGGCGGGCGGGCTGGCCGCCGCGACGCCCGCGCTGAAGCTGCTGCTGGGCCAGATTCTGGGCGGGCGGTGATGTTTGCCGAGGCGGCCGGGCGGCTGGCGGGCATGGCGGGGGTGATGTTCGGCTGGTCGCCCGATGCCTTTTGGACAGCGACGCCCGCCGAACTGGCGGCGCTGGTGCGGACGCTGGCGGGGGACGCGGCGCCGGTGGCCGATGCGCGCGACCTGGCGCGATTGATGGAGGCTTTTCCCGATGGATGAGGAAATCGAACGGCTGGTGGTCAGCGTGCGCGCCGACACCGGCGCATTCGCCCGCGACGTGGCGGCGATGCGCGCCAGCCTGGAGGGGCCGCTGGAGGCCGGGGTCGACCGCGCGGGGCGGGCGATCGAGACGACGCTGTCGCGCGCGATCCGTACCG
Protein-coding regions in this window:
- a CDS encoding phage major capsid protein, with the translated sequence MTKIDMSFAGAIPAGDARPMLEGARAPGGGVFEGFLRAGTGMAEAKAFTGVTGADGGYAVPREIDQVIDAALKSASPIRSIANVVQVGSNGYRKLVTAGGIASGWASEGGARAETATPTFHEIAPPMGELYANPAASQAMLDDAGFDVEGWLASEIAMEFAVAEGAAFVGGDGVDKPRGFLALPTAATPDEARAFGTLQHVASGAAGDFAANPQDRLIDLIQSLRAPYRQGAAWVMNGATLARIRKFKTADGAFLWSPGLAAGQPDMLLGYPVVEAEAMPDITANSLSIAFGNFKAGYVIAERGETQILRDPYSNKPFVHFYATKRVGGAVSNSEAIKLMKFAAA
- a CDS encoding gene transfer agent family protein, with translation MSANPVRGEAAIRVNGLELVLRPSFAALVSAEAELGPLFALVERAAAGRLAMGEMVALFWHCLREPAPMPRDAFAEGVAAGGLAAATPALKLLLGQILGGR
- a CDS encoding phage tail tube protein — its product is MAVEKGSAFLLKVGNGGDPVAYQTVAGLRTTQLSINGEAVAITSKDSGGWRELLSGAGVRSVSVAAAGIFTGSAAEQRIKGNALAGIVDDYRLTFESGEAMTGRFLVTRLDYAGDVGGERSYTLALESSGAVVSE
- a CDS encoding DUF3168 domain-containing protein is translated as MTAARLHEALAAALAAHPPLAGSVTAVFASPPVRAAAPYALVAEAVVADWSTKDAEGFEARVAVELHDGGEDGARVRALTGAAQAAVAAMPHALGEGWRIVSRGFVRQRIVRTRGEWVGTVEYRVRVLAGG
- a CDS encoding phage tail assembly chaperone encodes the protein MFAEAAGRLAGMAGVMFGWSPDAFWTATPAELAALVRTLAGDAAPVADARDLARLMEAFPDG